A genomic stretch from Mycobacterium paraterrae includes:
- a CDS encoding bifunctional o-acetylhomoserine/o-acetylserine sulfhydrylase, with protein sequence MSSDSTPETDPTAGWSFETKQIHAGQQPCPATGARALPIYQTTSYVFDDTSHAAALFGLEVPGNIYTRIGNPTTDVVEQRIAALEGGVAALFLASGQAAETFAILNLAAAGDHIVSSPRLYGGTYNLFHYSLPKLGIEVSFVEDPDDLESWRAAVRPNTKAFFAETISNPQIDVLDTPGVSAVAHDNGVPLIVDNTVATPYLIQPISQGADIVVHSATKYLGGHGAAIAGVIVDGGTFDWTQGRFPGFTVPDPSYHGVVFAELGPPAFALKARVQLLRDLGSAASPFNAFLVAQGLETLSLRIERHVANAQRVAEYLEGHDLVQAVNYAGLPSSPWHERAKRLAPKGTGAVLSFELVGGVDAGKAFVNALKLHSHVANIGDVRSLVIHPASTTHAQLSAAEQLAAGVSPGLVRLAVGIEGIDDILGDLELGFSAARPFGGVQAAGERDPHAVAAF encoded by the coding sequence GTGAGTTCCGATAGCACCCCTGAGACCGATCCGACCGCCGGCTGGTCGTTCGAGACCAAGCAGATCCACGCCGGCCAGCAACCCTGCCCCGCCACCGGCGCCCGTGCGCTGCCGATCTACCAGACCACGTCGTACGTCTTCGACGACACCTCGCACGCCGCGGCGCTGTTCGGGCTGGAAGTGCCCGGCAACATCTACACCCGCATCGGCAACCCGACCACCGACGTCGTCGAGCAGCGCATTGCCGCCCTGGAGGGCGGGGTGGCCGCGCTGTTCCTGGCTTCGGGTCAGGCCGCCGAGACGTTCGCGATCCTCAACCTGGCTGCGGCCGGCGATCACATCGTCTCCAGTCCACGGCTCTACGGCGGCACCTACAACCTGTTCCACTACTCGCTGCCCAAGCTCGGCATCGAGGTCAGCTTTGTCGAAGACCCCGACGACCTCGAGTCATGGCGTGCCGCGGTGCGACCCAACACGAAGGCGTTCTTCGCCGAGACCATCTCCAACCCGCAAATCGACGTCCTGGACACCCCCGGCGTTTCTGCTGTGGCACACGACAACGGTGTGCCGCTGATCGTCGACAACACCGTCGCGACGCCGTACCTGATCCAGCCGATCAGCCAGGGCGCCGACATCGTCGTGCACTCGGCCACCAAATACCTCGGCGGGCATGGCGCCGCGATCGCCGGGGTCATCGTCGACGGCGGAACCTTCGACTGGACGCAGGGTCGTTTTCCTGGCTTCACCGTCCCCGATCCCAGCTACCACGGTGTGGTGTTCGCGGAGTTGGGTCCACCGGCTTTTGCGCTCAAGGCGCGGGTGCAACTGCTGCGCGACCTGGGTTCGGCGGCATCGCCGTTCAACGCTTTCCTGGTCGCTCAAGGTCTGGAGACGCTGAGCCTGCGGATCGAGCGACACGTCGCCAACGCCCAGCGGGTTGCCGAATATCTGGAGGGCCACGACCTCGTGCAGGCGGTCAACTACGCCGGTCTGCCCAGCTCGCCGTGGCACGAGCGGGCGAAGAGGTTGGCGCCGAAGGGAACCGGCGCGGTGCTGTCTTTTGAGCTGGTCGGTGGGGTCGACGCCGGCAAGGCCTTCGTCAACGCCCTGAAGTTGCACAGTCACGTCGCCAACATCGGCGACGTCCGATCGCTGGTGATCCACCCGGCGTCGACGACCCACGCTCAACTCAGCGCGGCCGAACAGCTGGCGGCCGGGGTCAGCCCCGGTTTGGTGCGGCTGGCGGTCGGTATCGAGGGAATCGACGACATCCTGGGCGACCTCGAATTGGGCTTTTCCGCCGCTCGTCCATTTGGCGGCGTCCAAGCCGCCGGCGAACGCGACCCGCACGCCGTGGCGGCGTTCTGA